The Mauremys reevesii isolate NIE-2019 linkage group 1, ASM1616193v1, whole genome shotgun sequence genome has a segment encoding these proteins:
- the LOC120395364 gene encoding tubulin alpha-3 chain-like, protein MRECISVHIGQAGVQMGNACWELYCLEHGIQPDGIICLEKSLGQADSSFGTFFSETGSGKHVPRALFIDLEPTVIDEIRTGTYRSLFHPEQLISGKEDAANNYARGHYTIGKEIIDPVVDRTRKMADQCNGLQGFLVFHSFGGGTGSGFTSLLMERLSVEFGKKSKLEFSVYPAPQVSTAVVEPYNSILTTHTTLEHSDCSFMVDNEAIYDICNRNLNIERPSYTNLNRLIAQIVSSITASLRFDGALNVDLTEFQTNLVPYPRIHFPLTTYAPIVSAERAYHEQLSVPEITNACFEFSNQMVKCDPRRGKYMACCLLYRGDVVPKDVNAAIAGIKTRRSIQFVDWCPTGFKVGINYQPPTVVPGGDLAKVQRAVCMLSNTTAIAEAWARLDHKFDLMYVKRAFVHWYVGEGMEEGEFSEAREDMAALEKDYEEVGRDSADGDEVEEGEDY, encoded by the exons ATG CGGGAGTGTATTTCTGTCCATATTGGCCAGGCTGGCGTGCAGATGGGCAATGCCTGCTGGGAGCTGTACTGTCTGGAGCATGGGATCCAGCCGGATGGAATCATCTGTTTGGAGAAGTCCTTGGGGCAAGCTGATTCCTCCTTTGGGACCTTCTTCAGTGAGACTGGGTCTGGGAAGCACGTGCCCAGAGCGCTGTTCATAGACCTGGAACCCACAGTCATTG ACGAGATCCGAACTGGGACCTACCGCTCCCTGTTCCATCCCGAGCAGCTGATCAGTGGCAAGGAGGATGCTGCCAACAACTATGCCCGTGGCCACTACACCATTGGGAAGGAAATCATAGATCCTGTGGTTGACAGGACTCGTAAAATG GCTGACCAATGCAATGGCCTTCAAGGGTTCCTGGTCTTCCACAGCTTTGGAGGAGGCACAGGCTCCGGATTCACGTCGCTCTTGATGGAGCGCCTGTCAGTGGAGTTTGGGAAGAAGTCCAAGCTGGAGTTCTCGGTGTACCCTGCCCCACAGGTCTCCACTGCGGTGGTGGAACCCTACAATTCCATCCTGACCACCCACACCACGCTGGAGCACTCGGACTGTTCTTTCATGGTGGACAATGAGGCCATTTACGACATCTGCAACCGGAACCTCAATATCGAGCGTCCCTCCTACACTAACCTGAATAGGCTGATAGCCCAGATAGTGTCGTCCATCACTGCTTCCCTGAGGTTCGATGGTGCCTTGAATGTGGATCTCACTGAATTCCAAACTAATTTGGTGCCCTATCCCCGCATACATTTCCCCCTCACTACCTATGCGCCCATAGTCTCGGCAGAGAGAGCCTACCACGAGCAGCTCTCAGTGCCTGAAATCACCAACGCTTGCTTTGagttctccaaccagatggtgaAATGTGACCCTCGCCGAGGCAAATACATGGCTTGCTGCCTGCTGTACCGGGGGGATGTGGTGCCCAAGGATGTGAATGCAGCTATAGCAGGCATCAAAACCAGGAGGTCCATCCAGTTTGTGGACTGGTGCCCAACTGGCTTTAAGGTGGGCATCAATTACCAGCCTCCCACCGTGGTGCCGGGGGGAGACCTGGCTAAAGTGCAGCGGGCCGTCTGCATGCTGAGCAACACCACGGCGATTGCAGAAGCCTGGGCCCGTCTGGATCACAAGTTTGACCTGATGTACGTGAAACGGGCCTTTGTGCATTggtatgtgggggaggggatggaggagggggagtTCTCTGAAGCCAGGGAGGACATGGCTGCTCTAGAGAAGGACTATGAGGAAGTTGGCAGGGACTCTGCCGATGGGGATGAGGTGGAGGAAGGAGAAGATTATTAA
- the LOC120395365 gene encoding tubulin alpha-3 chain-like isoform X2 yields the protein MRECISVHIGQAGVQMGNACWELYCLEHGIQPDGIICLEKSLGQADSSFGTFFSETGSGKHVPRALFIDLEPTVIDEIRTGTYRSLFHPEQLISGKEDAANNYARGHYTIGKEIIDPVVDRTRKMADQCSGLQGFLVFHSFGGGTGSGFTSLLMERLSVEFGKKSKLEFSVYPAPRVSTAVVEPYNSILTTHTTLEHSDCSFMVDNEAIYDICNRNLDIEHPSYTNLNRLIAQIVSSITVSLRFDGALNVDLTEFQTNLVPYPRIHFPLTTYAPIVSAERAYHEQLSVPEITNACFEFSNQMVKCDPRRGKYMACCLLYRGDVVPKDVNAAIAAIKTRRSIQFVDWCPTGFKVGINYQPPTVVPGGDLAKVQRAVCMLSNTTAIAEAWARLDHKFDLMYAKRAFVHWYVGEGMEEGEFSEAREDLAALEKDYEEVGRDSAEEVEEGDDEY from the exons ATG CGGGAGTGTATTTCTGTCCATATTGGCCAGGCTGGTGTGCAGATGGGCAATGCCTGCTGGGAGCTGTACTGTCTGGAGCATGGGATCCAGCCGGATGGAATCATCTGTTTGGAGAAGTCCTTGGGGCAAGCTGACTCGTCCTTTGGGACCTTCTTCAGTGAGACTGGGTCTGGGAAGCACGTGCCCAGAGCGCTGTTCATAGACCTGGAACCCACAGTCATTG ATGAGATCCGAACTGGGACCTACCGCTCCCTGTTCCATCCTGAGCAGCTGATCAGTGGCAAGGAGGATGCTGCCAACAACTATGCCCGTGGCCACTACACCATTGGGAAGGAAATCATAGATCCTGTGGTTGACAGGACTCGTAAAATG GCTGACCAGTGCAGTGGCCTTCAAGGCTTCCTGGTCTTCCACAGCTTCGGAGGAGGCACAGGCTCTGGATTCACATCCCTCTTGATGGAGCGTCTCTCGGTGGAGTTCGGGAAGAAGTCCAAGCTGGAGTTCTCGGTGTACCCTGCTCCCCGGGTCTCCACTGCAGTGGTGGAACCCTACAATTCCATCCTGACCACCCACACCACGCTGGAGCACTCAGACTGTTCTTTCATGGTGGATAATGAGGCCATTTACGACATCTGCAACCGGAACCTTGACATTGAGCATCCCTCCTATACTAACCTGAACAGGCTGATAGCCCAGATAGTGTCGTCCATCACAGTTTCCCTGAGGTTTGATGGTGCCTTGAATGTGGATCTCACTGAATTCCAAACTAATTTGGTGCCCTATCCCCGCATACATTTCCCCCTCACTACCTATGCGCCCATAGTCTCGGCAGAGAGAGCCTACCACGAACAGCTCTCGGTGCCTGAAATCACCAACGCTTGCTTTGagttctccaaccagatggtgaAATGTGACCCTCGCCGAGGCAAATACATGGCTTGCTGCCTGCTGTACCGGGGGGATGTGGTGCCCAAGGATGTGAATGCAGCTATAGCAGCTATCAAAACCAGGAGGTCCATCCAGTTTGTGGACTGGTGCCCAACTGGGTTTAAGGTGGGCATCAATTACCAGCCTCCCACCGTGGTGCCGGGGGGAGACCTGGCTAAAGTGCAGCGGGCCGTCTGCATGCTGAGCAACACCACGGCTATTGCAGAAGCCTGGGCCCGTCTGGATCACAAGTTTGACCTGATGTACGCGAAACGGGCCTTTGTGCATTggtatgtgggggaggggatggaggagggggagtTCTCTGAAGCCAGGGAGGACCTGGCTGCTCTTGAGAAGGACTATGAGGAAGTTGGCAGGGACTCTGctgaggaggtggaggaaggTGATGACGAATATTAA
- the LOC120395365 gene encoding tubulin alpha-3 chain-like isoform X1, whose amino-acid sequence MQRECISVHIGQAGVQMGNACWELYCLEHGIQPDGIICLEKSLGQADSSFGTFFSETGSGKHVPRALFIDLEPTVIDEIRTGTYRSLFHPEQLISGKEDAANNYARGHYTIGKEIIDPVVDRTRKMADQCSGLQGFLVFHSFGGGTGSGFTSLLMERLSVEFGKKSKLEFSVYPAPRVSTAVVEPYNSILTTHTTLEHSDCSFMVDNEAIYDICNRNLDIEHPSYTNLNRLIAQIVSSITVSLRFDGALNVDLTEFQTNLVPYPRIHFPLTTYAPIVSAERAYHEQLSVPEITNACFEFSNQMVKCDPRRGKYMACCLLYRGDVVPKDVNAAIAAIKTRRSIQFVDWCPTGFKVGINYQPPTVVPGGDLAKVQRAVCMLSNTTAIAEAWARLDHKFDLMYAKRAFVHWYVGEGMEEGEFSEAREDLAALEKDYEEVGRDSAEEVEEGDDEY is encoded by the exons ATGCAGCGGGAGTGTATTTCTGTCCATATTGGCCAGGCTGGTGTGCAGATGGGCAATGCCTGCTGGGAGCTGTACTGTCTGGAGCATGGGATCCAGCCGGATGGAATCATCTGTTTGGAGAAGTCCTTGGGGCAAGCTGACTCGTCCTTTGGGACCTTCTTCAGTGAGACTGGGTCTGGGAAGCACGTGCCCAGAGCGCTGTTCATAGACCTGGAACCCACAGTCATTG ATGAGATCCGAACTGGGACCTACCGCTCCCTGTTCCATCCTGAGCAGCTGATCAGTGGCAAGGAGGATGCTGCCAACAACTATGCCCGTGGCCACTACACCATTGGGAAGGAAATCATAGATCCTGTGGTTGACAGGACTCGTAAAATG GCTGACCAGTGCAGTGGCCTTCAAGGCTTCCTGGTCTTCCACAGCTTCGGAGGAGGCACAGGCTCTGGATTCACATCCCTCTTGATGGAGCGTCTCTCGGTGGAGTTCGGGAAGAAGTCCAAGCTGGAGTTCTCGGTGTACCCTGCTCCCCGGGTCTCCACTGCAGTGGTGGAACCCTACAATTCCATCCTGACCACCCACACCACGCTGGAGCACTCAGACTGTTCTTTCATGGTGGATAATGAGGCCATTTACGACATCTGCAACCGGAACCTTGACATTGAGCATCCCTCCTATACTAACCTGAACAGGCTGATAGCCCAGATAGTGTCGTCCATCACAGTTTCCCTGAGGTTTGATGGTGCCTTGAATGTGGATCTCACTGAATTCCAAACTAATTTGGTGCCCTATCCCCGCATACATTTCCCCCTCACTACCTATGCGCCCATAGTCTCGGCAGAGAGAGCCTACCACGAACAGCTCTCGGTGCCTGAAATCACCAACGCTTGCTTTGagttctccaaccagatggtgaAATGTGACCCTCGCCGAGGCAAATACATGGCTTGCTGCCTGCTGTACCGGGGGGATGTGGTGCCCAAGGATGTGAATGCAGCTATAGCAGCTATCAAAACCAGGAGGTCCATCCAGTTTGTGGACTGGTGCCCAACTGGGTTTAAGGTGGGCATCAATTACCAGCCTCCCACCGTGGTGCCGGGGGGAGACCTGGCTAAAGTGCAGCGGGCCGTCTGCATGCTGAGCAACACCACGGCTATTGCAGAAGCCTGGGCCCGTCTGGATCACAAGTTTGACCTGATGTACGCGAAACGGGCCTTTGTGCATTggtatgtgggggaggggatggaggagggggagtTCTCTGAAGCCAGGGAGGACCTGGCTGCTCTTGAGAAGGACTATGAGGAAGTTGGCAGGGACTCTGctgaggaggtggaggaaggTGATGACGAATATTAA